The genome window AGTGGAGGAGCTGCGCGGACAACTCGCGTCGTCCCCACCGCCCGAGCTGTCCGAGGGCAGGTCCGGCCGCCGCAGCCGGCCGCGGGAGGACCGCGACGCCGAGCGGGAGCCACGACGGGACCGCGACGCCGAACGAGAACCACGACGGGACCGCGACGCCGAACGAGAACCACGACGGGACCGCGACGCCGAACGAGAACCACGACGGGACCGCGACGCCGAACGAGAACCACGACGGGACCGCGACGCCGAACGAGAACCACGACGGGACCGCGACGCCGAACGAGAACCACGACGGGACCGCGACGCCGAACGAGAGCCGCGCACCGAGCCGCGACGCACCCGGCGCAGGGCCGATGAGGACGAGGACCGGAGCTGAGGGCGGTGGACGAGCAGCTGTGCTACGCGTATGCCGTGCTGGGTGCGTCGGCCCTGGACGACAAGTCGCTCGCGTCTGTCCGGGGCGTGGCGGACGCCCCCGTCGCCCTGGTCCGCCACGGCCAGGTGGCGGCCGCGGTCAGCGCGGTGCCCGCGGCCGAGTTCTCGGAGTCGGCCCTGAGGGCCGGTCTCGAGGACCTGCGGTGGCTGGAGGCGACGGCCCGTGCGCACCACTTCGTGATCGAGACACTGGCCGGGCACACCACGGTCCTTCCGCTGCGGCTGGCCACCGTCTACCTGGACGCGAGCCGGGTACGGGAGATGCTGGCCGGGCGGGAGGCGGAGTTCGCCGCACTCCTCGACCGGCTCGCCTCGCACGTGGAGTGGGGCGTGAAGGTCTACGTCGAGGCGCCGCCGGAGCCCCCGCCCGCCCAGGCGCCCACCGGCGCCCCGGCGGGCGAGGAGAACCCGGGGCGGGCGTATCTGCGCGGCCGTCGGCACCAGCGGCAGGCGCGCGAGGACGCCTGGCGGCTCGCCGAGGAGGCCGTGCGACGGACCGAGGAGGAGGCCAGGGGCCTGGCGGTGGAGCGCACCCGGCACCGGCCGCAGCAGGGAGGCCTCGCGCAGGTACCGGGCGAGAACATCGCCAACGACGCCTATCTGGTCCCGCGCCGGCTGTCCGAGGAGTTCCGCGACCGGATGCTGCACGCGGCCGACGGCCTGCCCGGGGTCCGCGTGGACGTCACCGGGCCGTGGGCGCCGTACTCCTTCACCGCGCCGCTCGCGCCCGACGCGCGGGAAGGGGCCGGGCAGCGGTGAGCGACTACGGCCCGTTCGACGACCGTCCGGTCGCTCAGCCGCAGGTGGCGTTGATCGACCTGCTGGACCGGCTGTTGAGCGGCGGTGTGGTGCTCACCGGCGATCTCGTGCTGTCCATCGCCGACGTCGACCTGGTGCGGATCTCGCTGCGCGCGGTGATCGTCGCGATCCGCGAGGAGCTGGACGCGGAGTGGGCGACGTTCCTGCCCCCGGGACACTCCGCGCTTCCGGTCCACGGGAGCCACGGTGACGGGCCCGGCTGACGACCCGCGCGCGGACCGGCTGCGGCAGGTGGCCGAGGCCGCGACCCGGGCGTTCTCGCTGCTGCCCGCCCGCCCGGACGAGGTCCCCCGCCGTCCGCCGGCCGGGGCGAGGGCGTCGCGCGCCGTCTGCACGCCGACCCGGAGACGGTGGAGCGGGATCTCGTCAAACTGGTCCTCACCATCGTCGAGTTGCTGCGCCAGCTGATGGAGCGGCAGGCCCTGCACCGCGTCGACGAGGGCGACCTCAGCGAGGAGCAGGAGGAACGGCTCGGACTGACCCTGATGCTCCTGCACGACCGGATGGCGGACCTGTGCGACCAGTACGGCCTCACCATGGCCGACCTCAACATCGACCTGGGCCCGCTGGGTTCGCTGCTTCCGCCCTGAGGGTCTGCGAGCGGACCGGGCCGCGCGGGCCCAATCCGCCCGGGGCGTCACCGGATCACGTGCTCCACGAACCGCTCGACCGTCTCCGCGAGGACCTCCCGGCCGTCCCGCGCCCACAGCCCGTCGTTGAACAGCTCGACCTCGATGGGACCGGTGTAGCCCGCGGCCTCCACGTATCCCTTCCACTCGCGCATGTCGACCGCGCCGTCGCCGATCTGCCCGCGGCCGTTGAGGACGCCCTCCGGCAGCGGGGTGGTCCAGTCGGCGAGCTGGAAGGTGTGGATCCGGCCACCGGCGCCCGCCCGGGCGATCTGCTCGGGGGCTGTGTCGTCCCACCAGATGTGGTACGTGTCCACCGTGACGCCGACCTGCTCCGCCGGGAAGCGTTCGGCCAGGTCGAGCGCCTGGGCCAGGGTCGAGACCACACAGCGGTCCGAGGCGTACATCGGGTGGAGCGGCTCGATGGCCAGCCGCACACCGCGCTCGGCCGCGTACGGGCCCAGTTCCGCGAGCGCGTCCGCGATCCGCTCGCGCGCCCCGCGCAGGTCCTTGGAGCCGGCCGGCAGCCCGCCCGAGACCAGGACCAGCGTGTCCGTGCCCAGCGTGGCCGCCTCGTCGACCGCCCGGCGGTTGTCGTCGAGGGCGCGCGCCCGCTCGTCGGGGTCGATCGCGGTGAAGAAGCCGCCCCGGCACAGGGTCGTCACCGTCAGCCCGGCGTCGCGGACCAGCTTCGCCGTCGCCTCCAGGCCGTGGGACTGCACGGGCTCCCGCCACAGGCCCACGCCCCGCACGCCCAACTCCTGGCAGACATCGACCAGTTCGGGCATGGACAGCTGCTTCACCGTCATCTGGTTGATGGAGAACCGCTCCGGTGCCGTGCTCACTGGGTCACTCCGTACAGGGACAGCAGCGTCTTCATCCGCGTCTCGGCCAGCTCAGGGTCGGGGAACAGCCCCAGGCCGTCGGCCAGTTCGTACGCCTTCGCGAAGTGCGGCAGCGAGCGTGCCGATTGCAGGCCGCCGACCATCGTGAAGTGCTCCTGGTGGCCCGCGAGCCAGGCCAGGAAGACCACGCCCGTCTTGTAGAAGCGGGTGGGCGCCTGGAACAGGTGGCGGGACAGCTCCACGGTCGGGTCGAGGAGTTCCCGGAAACCCTTCACGTCACCGGTGTCCAGGACCCGTACCGCCTCGGCGGCCAGTGGGCCGAGCGGGTCGAAGATGCCGAGCAGGGCGTGGCTGAAGCCCTGCTCGTCGCCGGCGATCAGCTCCGGGTAGTTGAAGTCGTCGCCGGTGTAGCAGCGCACGCCCTGCGGGAGGCGGCGGCGCAGGTCGATCTCTCGCTGGGCGTCGAGCAGGGAGATCTTGACGCCGTCCACCTTGTCCGGGTGGGCGGTGATGACCTCCAGGAACACGTCCGTGGCGGCGTCCAGGTCGCTGGAGCCCCAGTAGCCCTCCAGGGCCGGGTCGAACATCGGGCCGAGCCAGTGCAGGACGACGGGTTCGGCGGCCTGGCGCAGCAGGTGGCCGTAGATCTCCAGGTAGTCCTCGGGACTCTTCGCCGTGGCGGCCAGGGCGCGGGACGCCATGAGGATCGCCTGCGCGCCCGCCTCCTCCACCACGGCGAGCTGCTCCTCGTACGCCTTGCGGATCTCCTCCGGGGAGCCGGCGGCGAGCTGGTCGGTGCCGACCCCGCAGGCGATCCGCCCGCCGACCGCCTTCGCCTCCGCGGCGGACCGGCGGATCAGCTCGGCCGCGCCCGCCCAGTCCAGGCCCATCCCGCGCTGCGCGGTGTCCATGGCTTCCGCGACGCCGAGCCCGTGCGACCACAGACGGCGGCGGAAGGCGAGTGTGGCGTCCCAGTCGACCGCGGCGGGCGAGTCGGGGGAGACGTCCGCGTACGGGTCGGCGACGACGTGCGCCGCCGAGAAGACCGTACGGGAGGCGAACGGCGTGCCGGAGGTGAGGGCGAGGGGCTCGCGGCGCGGCTCGTACGCCCTGAGCCGCCCGCTCGCGTCGGGGAGGTGGATGGTCACAGGGAGATCTCCGGTACGTCGATACGGCGGCCCTCGGCCGAGGACTTCAGCCCCAGTTCGGCGAGCTGGACGCCGCGGGCGCCGGCCAGCAGGTCCCAGTGGTAGGGGGCGTCGGCGTAGACGTGCTTGAGGAACAGCTCCCACTGGGCCTTGAAGCCGTTGTCGAACTCGCCGTTGTCGGGCACTTCCTGCCACTGGTCGCGGAAGACCTCGGTGGCGGGGATGTCCGGGTTCCACACGGGCTTCGGGGTCGCCGAGCGGTGCTGCACGCGGCACTTGCGCAGTCCGGCGACCGCCGAGCCCTCGGTGCCGTCCACCTGGAACTCCACCAGCTCGTCACGGTTGACGCGCACCGCCCAGGAGGAGTTGATCTGGGCGATCGCGCCGCCCTCCAGCTCGAAGACGCCGTAGGCGGCGTCGTCGGCGGTGGCGTCGTAGGGCTTGCCGTTCTCGTCCCAGCGCTGCGGGATGTGGGTGGTCGCCAGGGCCTGTACGGACTTCACGCGGCCGAACAGCTCGTGCAGGACGTACTCCCAGTGCGGGAACATGTCGACAACGATGCCACCGCCGTCCTCGGCACGGTAGTTCCAGGAGGGGCGCTGGGCGGGCTGCCAGTCGCCCTCGAACACCCAGTAGCCGAACTCGCCGCGCACGGAAAGGATCCGGCCGAAGAAGCCGCCGTCGATGAGCCGCTTCAGCTTCAGCAGGCCGGGCAGGAAGAGCTTGTCCTGGACGACGCCGTGCCTGACGCCCTTCTCGTGGGCGAGGCGGGCCAGTTCCAGGGCGCCCTCCAGGCCCGTGGCCGTCGGCTTCTCGGTGTAGATGTGCTTGCCCGCTGCGATCGCCTTCTTGATCGACTCCTCGCGGGCGGAGGTGACCTGCGCGTCGAAGTAGATGTCGACGGTCGGGTCGGCGAGGACCGCGTCCACGTCCGTCGACCAGTGCTCCAGGCCGTGTCGCTCGGCGAGCGCCTTCAGGGCGTGCTCGCGGCGGCCGACGAGGACCGGCTCGGGCCACAGCACGGCGCCGTCGCCCAGGTCGAGGCCGCCCTGCTCGCGGAGGGCCAGGATGGAACGGACGAGGTGCTGGCGGTAGCCCATGCGCCCCGTCACGCCGTTCATGGCGATACGCACCGTCTTGCGTGTCACGTCGATCCCTTCGTACGCGTCCGGCGCCCCGTACGCTCTGGGGCGAGCGTGACAGCAAGCGCTTTCTATATACGGAGACGCTAGCCTCTGTGCGGCGGCTCGGACAAGACCGCGGGGCCGACGAGATGCACGTGTCCGCATACAGCGTCACAGGATGTGACACGACGGACACGGGGCCGTGAAGTCGGGCGGTTCGGGAGCGTGAAGTTGGTCGGTCCGTCGAACACGGTGAACCGCGGGCCTGTACACGGGTGTCTGTAGAGCTGTAGATGGATCTCGGCGGATGTCGGTGGACGTCGGTGGACGGACACGACGGACACCGCCGAGCACGACGGGTACGACGAGAACGCGACCGGAGGACGACGACGATGACGGTGACCCTGGCGGACGTGGCGGCGCGCGCGCAGGTGTCGCCTGCCACCGTGTCGCGCGTGCTGAACGGGAACTATCCCGTGGCGGCGTCGACCCGGGAGCGGGTGCTGCGCGCGGTGGACGAGCTGGACTACGTCCTCAACGGCCCGGCGAGCTCGCTGGCGGCGGCCACCTCCGACCTGGTCGGGATCCTGGTCAACGACATCGCCGACCCCTTCTTCGGGATCATGGCGAGCGCGATCCAGTCGGAGATCGGGGGCCCGGGTGGACGGGCCGGCGGCGAAAGGCTCGCCGTGGTGTGCAACACGGGCGGCTCGCCGGAGCGGGAGCTGACCTATCTCACGCTGCTCCAGCGGCAGCGGGCGGCGGCCGTGGTGCTCACCGGTGGCGCGGTGGAGGTCAGCGCGCATGTGGAGGCCGTGGCCGCGAAGCTGCGCAAGCTCGCGGCGGCGGGGACCCGGGTGGTGCTGTGCGGCCGGCCGCCGGCGCCCGAGGCGATCGCCCTCACCTTCGACAACCGCGGCGGCGGCCGGCAGCTCACCGAGCACCTGATCGGGCTCGGACACCGGCGGCTCGGCTATATCGCCGGTCCGGAGGAGCGCACGACGACGCGGCACCGTCTGGAGGGTCACCGCGCGGCACTGGACGCCGCCGGGATCGAGGACGACCCGCGCCTGACCGTGCACGGCCGCTACGACCGCCGGGCCGGTTACGAGGCGACGCTGGAACTGCTGCGCCGGGACCCCTCGCTCACGGCGATCGTGGCTGCGAACGACACGGTGGCGCTGGGCGCGTGCGCGGCGCTGCGCGACTCCGGGCTGCGCATCCCCGACGACGTGTCGGTGGCGGGCTTCGACGACCTCCCGTTCGCGATCGACGCGGTGCCGGCCCTGACGACGGTCCGCCTCCCGCTCTCGGAGGCGGGGGCCCGCGCGGGCCGTATCGCGATGGGACGCGAGGAGCCGCCGCCGGGCGGGATCGCGACGGTCCGGGGCGAGTTGATGGTGCGGGGGTCGACGGGGGCGCCGCGGGCGTAGGGCCGCGGCCGGTCCCGTGGTCGGCGCTGGGGATCGAGGCTTGCGCGTGCTTCCGTCGGCGTGGCGGAGGAATGCCCGTAAGGGCCGGCGAGGACGAAGGGCCGTCCGGGCGTGCCCGCGACGGTGGCGATCCGGCCCGGCGCGCCCGAGTGTCGCCGACGGGCGCTGCCCGCACGTGCCGAGTAGGGTCCGTTTGCATGAAGCTCGCGTTCTCCACCCTCGGTGTCCCAGGCCTGCCCATACCCGACGTGGTCCACCTCGCGGCCACCCACGGCTACCACGGTGTCGAGCTGCGCGCGCATCCCGACGAACCCGTGCACCCGGGCATCGGCCCCGCCGAACGGGCCGACGCGGCCGCCGCGTTCAAGGCGGCCGGTGTCGAGATCCTGGGGCTCGCGGGGTACGCGCGCGTGGCCGCGCCGGGTGACGACGCGCCGGTCCTGGCGGAGATCCGCGACCTCCTCGACCTGGCTCGCGACGTGGGCGCCCCCTTCCTCCGCGTCTTCCCCGGTGGCGGCACCGAGCAGAGCCAGGAGGAGGCCGACGCGACGGCCGCCCGGCGCCTGGGCACCGCCGCCGAGTACGCCGCCGACGCCGGTGTACGGATCCTGCTGGAGACGCACGACTCGCACCGCACCGGTGCGGACGCCCTGCGTGTCCTCGGCGCGGTCGGCCACCGGAACGCGGGCGCGCTGTGGGACGTGATGCACACCTGGCTGGGCGGCGAGCAGCCACAGGAGACGTACGCGGCGCTGTCCCCCTACCTCGGCTACGTCCAGGTCAAGGACATCGCGTCCGCCGACGACAAGACGCCGCTGCCGCTCGGCTCCGGCGTCCTCCCGCTCGCCGAGTGCGTGGAGGTCCTCTCCCGCCACGGCTGGGACGGCTGGCTGTGCTGGGAGTACGAGAAGCGCTGGTACGAGTCGGCGACACCCCTGCCGGAGCTGCTGGGGGCGGGACGGGAGCACCTGGGGCGGTTGCTGAACGAGTCGGCGTAGGGCGCCCCTGTGCGGCGGCCGCCCCTGTCCGGTGGCCGCCGTTGTTCGGTGGCCACCGGACAGGGCGCCCGTCGGCCTCCCGCGCCGCGCCCCGCGACATGCGACCCGCCGCCGGCTCACGAGCGCGGCCCGTACGCTGCGCGATTGAACTGCGCCGGGTGTGCCGTGAGGCGCGCCGAGCCGTCCAGGCACCACTCCAGTGCGACGGGCCAGGGGCCGTAGCCGGCGTACAGGTCGAAGTGGGCGGCGCCGGGGATGAGCTCCGGCGGGATGCCCAGGGGGTCGCCGAAGCCGGTGCGCGCGACCTCCGGGCAGTACGGGTCGTCGTCGCCCGCGACGAGACGGGTGGGGCCGGGTGGCGTCAGACCGTCCAGGGGCGGAGGGGCGAAGGCTGCGTCAGCGACACCGTCGGCCCACCCGGGTCCTGCCGCCTCCCGGAGTGCGACAGATCCGCCGGATGTGTTGCACTGACAGCCCGCACCCACCCCACCCCCGGCCGGCCCCCACGCACAGTGGAAGCCGCTGTTTGCCCGGACCGCCCCTACCTCACCGTCTCCCCCGCCGCCTGGGCCGACTTCCTCGCCACCCTCGCCTCCAGCAGCGAGCGGCACTCCGGCCACTCCTCCGCCGTGATGGAGTAGATCGCGGAGTCCCGGAGCCGGCCCTCCTCGCCCGGCGCCCAGGAGCGGGACCAGTTGCGCAGGACGCCCTCGAAGCGGGCGCCCACGCTCTGGATCGCCGCGCGGGAGCGGCTGTTGCGGGCGTCGGTCTTCAGGTCGACGCGGGCCACGCCCCACTCCTCGAACGCGTGGCGGAACAGCAGGAGCTTGGACTCGGCGTTGACGCCCGTGCCCTGGGCGGAGCGGGCGAGCCAGGTGAAGCCGACCTCGATGGCGTCGAGCCGGTCGTCCGTGTGCCAGGAACGCGGGTCCCAGTACGCCGTGGCACCGACCGCTCGCCCCGTGGCCAGGGAGATCTGCGCGTACGGGGCGAGCCGGCCCGCCGCCGCACGGCCGAGCTGGGTGTCGACGTACGCGGCGACCTCGTCCGCCCTCGGCACCCACGTGAACGCGTATGTGTCCCGGTCCTCCTCCGCCGCCACCGCGAGGTCGACGGCGTGCCGGTGCTCCAGCGGCTCCAGGCGCACGAGCGCGCCCTCCAGGACCGGCCCCTCCAGCTTGAACGTCAACGCACTCCCGCCCCTCAGTCCGGCAACCCCGCCCGCAGTTCCGCGAACACCTCGTGGAAGTCCGGGAAAGTCTTCCGCACGCACCCGGGGTCGTCGAACGAAATACCCGGCACCCGAAGGCCCGTCACCGCGAAGGACATCGCGATGCGGTGGTCCCCGTACGTCTTGATGTCCGTGCCCACCGGCGCCCCCGGCGCGATCTCGATCCAGTCCGGGCCCGTGGCCACCCCCACTCCCAGCCGCCGCAGGTTCTCCGCGCAGGCCTCCAGGCGGTCGCACTCCTTCACCCGGGTGTTCGCGACGTCCTCGATACGGACCGGACCGGAGGCGAACGGGGCGATCGCCGCGAGGGTCGGCATCGTGTCGGAGATGTCCCGCATGGTGACCGTCAGGCCCCTGGACTCGCCCGTCCCACGCACCGTCGTACGGTCCGCGGCCACCTCCACCTCCACCTCCGCTCCCATCCGCCGCAGCACGTCCACGAACCCCAGGTCTCCCTGGAGCGCGCCCGACCCCAGCCCCGGCACCGTCACCTCGCCGCCCGTCACGGCGGCAGCCGCGAAGAAGTAGCTCGCGGTGGAGGCGTCCGGCTCGATCGCGTACGTCGTGGCGCGGTAACCCCCGGGAGGGACGACGAACACGTCCCCCTCGCGCCGCACCTCCGCCCCGAACGCTCGCATCATCGCGACCGTGATGTCGACGTACGGCGCCGACACCAGGTCCGTCACCGTGATGCGCAGGCCCTGACGTGTGAGCGGGCCGAGGAGGAGCAGGGCCGTCAGGTACTGGGAGGACTGGCCGGCGTCCAGCACCACCTCGCCGCCCGCCACCCCGGCCGCCTCGACCGTCAGCGGATGGTGGCCCTCCGCCTCCTCGTGCCGCAGCCGTACGCCCAGGTCGCGCAGGGCCCGGGTCAGGGGGCCGAGGGGGCGGCGCCGCATCTGCGGCGAGGCGTCGAAGCGGTAGGTGCCGTGGCCCGTGGCGGCCAGGGCGGCAGGAAGCGGGCCGTGGTCGCGCCGTCCCGGCAGTACACGTCCGCCTCCGTGACGGCGGGACCCTGCGGGCGGCCGTCCACGTGCCAGGCCCCGGGGGTCTGTCCGACGCGGTAGCCGAGGGCGCGCAGGCCCTCGGCGAAGCCCTCGGTGTCGTCCGATCGCAGCGGCCGTACGAGCGTGGTGACTCCGTCGGCCGCGGCGGCCAGGAAGAGCGCGCGGGCGGTGATGGACTTGGAACCGGGGATCTCGACTACGGGCATGGGCTCATGCTGGCTCGGTGATCGGCTCGCGTGCTGGAACGTCCGCCGACTGGACCTCCTTCGAACGGCCACCCTCCGAACGGCCCCTCTTCGCCGGGGCCAGGGAGGTCAGCGCCACCCCGCCCACCAGCAGTGCCGCCGCGCCCCAGCGCAGCGGGCTGATCGGCTCCCCCAGGAACAGGGCCGCGGACGACATGCCGAAGACCGGGACCAGGAGGGAGAACGGGGCGACCGTGGACGCCGGGTGACGGCGCAGCAGCCAGCCCCAGGCGCCGAAGCCGAAGACGGTGGTGATCCAGGCGACGTAGAGGACGATGCCGGCGCCCTGCCAGTCGAGGGCGCGGAGCGCGGCGAGGTCACGGGACGGGCCCTCCGTGAGGAGGGACAGGCAGAGCAGGGGCAGCACCGGCACCGTGCTCACCCACACCATGAAGTTCAAGGGGTCCGGCGGGGACGCCTTGCGGGTGAGGACGTTGGACAGGCCCCAGCAGGCCGCCGCCACGATGACCAGGGCGAAAGCGCCGAGCGGACCGGCCGTTCCCTCGTCGACGGCGGCGAGGGCGACGCCGCCGAGGGCCACCGCCATGCCCAGCGCCCTCAGGCGCGTGGGGCGTTCGCCGAGGAGCGCGAAGGCCATGAGCGCCGTGAACACGGCCTGGATCTGGAGGACCAGGGAGGACAGGCCGGCGGGCATTCCGGCGGCCATGCCGAGGAACAGCAGTCCGAACTTGGCCACGCCCAGTACCAGGCCCACCGCCACGATCCACTTCCACGCCACCTTGGGGCGGCCCACGAGGAAGACGGCGGGGACGGCCGCGGCCAGGAAGCGGAGGGCCGAGAACAGCAGCGGCGGGAAGTGGCCGAGGCCGAGTTCGATGACGGTGAAGTTGACGCCCCAGACGGCGGC of Streptomyces cynarae contains these proteins:
- a CDS encoding GvpL/GvpF family gas vesicle protein, producing MDEQLCYAYAVLGASALDDKSLASVRGVADAPVALVRHGQVAAAVSAVPAAEFSESALRAGLEDLRWLEATARAHHFVIETLAGHTTVLPLRLATVYLDASRVREMLAGREAEFAALLDRLASHVEWGVKVYVEAPPEPPPAQAPTGAPAGEENPGRAYLRGRRHQRQAREDAWRLAEEAVRRTEEEARGLAVERTRHRPQQGGLAQVPGENIANDAYLVPRRLSEEFRDRMLHAADGLPGVRVDVTGPWAPYSFTAPLAPDAREGAGQR
- a CDS encoding gas vesicle protein, giving the protein MSDYGPFDDRPVAQPQVALIDLLDRLLSGGVVLTGDLVLSIADVDLVRISLRAVIVAIREELDAEWATFLPPGHSALPVHGSHGDGPG
- a CDS encoding gas vesicle protein K, translating into MERDLVKLVLTIVELLRQLMERQALHRVDEGDLSEEQEERLGLTLMLLHDRMADLCDQYGLTMADLNIDLGPLGSLLPP
- a CDS encoding sugar phosphate isomerase/epimerase family protein; translated protein: MTVKQLSMPELVDVCQELGVRGVGLWREPVQSHGLEATAKLVRDAGLTVTTLCRGGFFTAIDPDERARALDDNRRAVDEAATLGTDTLVLVSGGLPAGSKDLRGARERIADALAELGPYAAERGVRLAIEPLHPMYASDRCVVSTLAQALDLAERFPAEQVGVTVDTYHIWWDDTAPEQIARAGAGGRIHTFQLADWTTPLPEGVLNGRGQIGDGAVDMREWKGYVEAAGYTGPIEVELFNDGLWARDGREVLAETVERFVEHVIR
- a CDS encoding dihydrodipicolinate synthase family protein, with product MTIHLPDASGRLRAYEPRREPLALTSGTPFASRTVFSAAHVVADPYADVSPDSPAAVDWDATLAFRRRLWSHGLGVAEAMDTAQRGMGLDWAGAAELIRRSAAEAKAVGGRIACGVGTDQLAAGSPEEIRKAYEEQLAVVEEAGAQAILMASRALAATAKSPEDYLEIYGHLLRQAAEPVVLHWLGPMFDPALEGYWGSSDLDAATDVFLEVITAHPDKVDGVKISLLDAQREIDLRRRLPQGVRCYTGDDFNYPELIAGDEQGFSHALLGIFDPLGPLAAEAVRVLDTGDVKGFRELLDPTVELSRHLFQAPTRFYKTGVVFLAWLAGHQEHFTMVGGLQSARSLPHFAKAYELADGLGLFPDPELAETRMKTLLSLYGVTQ
- a CDS encoding Gfo/Idh/MocA family protein gives rise to the protein MTRKTVRIAMNGVTGRMGYRQHLVRSILALREQGGLDLGDGAVLWPEPVLVGRREHALKALAERHGLEHWSTDVDAVLADPTVDIYFDAQVTSAREESIKKAIAAGKHIYTEKPTATGLEGALELARLAHEKGVRHGVVQDKLFLPGLLKLKRLIDGGFFGRILSVRGEFGYWVFEGDWQPAQRPSWNYRAEDGGGIVVDMFPHWEYVLHELFGRVKSVQALATTHIPQRWDENGKPYDATADDAAYGVFELEGGAIAQINSSWAVRVNRDELVEFQVDGTEGSAVAGLRKCRVQHRSATPKPVWNPDIPATEVFRDQWQEVPDNGEFDNGFKAQWELFLKHVYADAPYHWDLLAGARGVQLAELGLKSSAEGRRIDVPEISL
- a CDS encoding LacI family DNA-binding transcriptional regulator: MTVTLADVAARAQVSPATVSRVLNGNYPVAASTRERVLRAVDELDYVLNGPASSLAAATSDLVGILVNDIADPFFGIMASAIQSEIGGPGGRAGGERLAVVCNTGGSPERELTYLTLLQRQRAAAVVLTGGAVEVSAHVEAVAAKLRKLAAAGTRVVLCGRPPAPEAIALTFDNRGGGRQLTEHLIGLGHRRLGYIAGPEERTTTRHRLEGHRAALDAAGIEDDPRLTVHGRYDRRAGYEATLELLRRDPSLTAIVAANDTVALGACAALRDSGLRIPDDVSVAGFDDLPFAIDAVPALTTVRLPLSEAGARAGRIAMGREEPPPGGIATVRGELMVRGSTGAPRA
- a CDS encoding sugar phosphate isomerase/epimerase family protein produces the protein MKLAFSTLGVPGLPIPDVVHLAATHGYHGVELRAHPDEPVHPGIGPAERADAAAAFKAAGVEILGLAGYARVAAPGDDAPVLAEIRDLLDLARDVGAPFLRVFPGGGTEQSQEEADATAARRLGTAAEYAADAGVRILLETHDSHRTGADALRVLGAVGHRNAGALWDVMHTWLGGEQPQETYAALSPYLGYVQVKDIASADDKTPLPLGSGVLPLAECVEVLSRHGWDGWLCWEYEKRWYESATPLPELLGAGREHLGRLLNESA
- a CDS encoding alpha/beta hydrolase; this encodes MGAGCQCNTSGGSVALREAAGPGWADGVADAAFAPPPLDGLTPPGPTRLVAGDDDPYCPEVARTGFGDPLGIPPELIPGAAHFDLYAGYGPWPVALEWCLDGSARLTAHPAQFNRAAYGPRS
- a CDS encoding GNAT family N-acetyltransferase: MTFKLEGPVLEGALVRLEPLEHRHAVDLAVAAEEDRDTYAFTWVPRADEVAAYVDTQLGRAAAGRLAPYAQISLATGRAVGATAYWDPRSWHTDDRLDAIEVGFTWLARSAQGTGVNAESKLLLFRHAFEEWGVARVDLKTDARNSRSRAAIQSVGARFEGVLRNWSRSWAPGEEGRLRDSAIYSITAEEWPECRSLLEARVARKSAQAAGETVR
- a CDS encoding EamA family transporter, coding for MRPAHLSLAVLVAAVWGVNFTVIELGLGHFPPLLFSALRFLAAAVPAVFLVGRPKVAWKWIVAVGLVLGVAKFGLLFLGMAAGMPAGLSSLVLQIQAVFTALMAFALLGERPTRLRALGMAVALGGVALAAVDEGTAGPLGAFALVIVAAACWGLSNVLTRKASPPDPLNFMVWVSTVPVLPLLCLSLLTEGPSRDLAALRALDWQGAGIVLYVAWITTVFGFGAWGWLLRRHPASTVAPFSLLVPVFGMSSAALFLGEPISPLRWGAAALLVGGVALTSLAPAKRGRSEGGRSKEVQSADVPAREPITEPA